A genomic region of Methanothermobacter thermautotrophicus str. Delta H contains the following coding sequences:
- a CDS encoding RNA-protein complex protein Nop10: MKMKRCRSCGEYTLKEVCPHCGGRTGVIYPPKFSPEDKYGAYRRKLKRELYSRGSGESK; this comes from the coding sequence ATGAAGATGAAAAGATGCCGTTCATGCGGAGAGTACACCCTGAAAGAGGTCTGCCCACACTGCGGAGGTAGAACAGGGGTTATTTATCCTCCAAAGTTTTCCCCGGAGGACAAATATGGCGCATACCGGAGAAAACTCAAAAGAGAGCTTTACTCTAGAGGTAGTGGTGAATCAAAATGA
- a CDS encoding 30S ribosomal protein S27e, with protein MIGVIFYNTKGNFLRVKCLDCGNQQVVFDRAASYVQCIICGKTLVEPTGGKSKIKAQILEVLD; from the coding sequence GTGATTGGCGTGATATTCTACAATACCAAGGGTAACTTTCTCCGTGTTAAATGTCTGGACTGCGGAAACCAGCAGGTTGTCTTTGACAGGGCAGCATCATATGTTCAGTGCATAATCTGTGGTAAAACACTTGTTGAGCCAACAGGAGGAAAGTCAAAGATCAAAGCCCAGATTCTAGAGGTCCTGGATTAA
- a CDS encoding 50S ribosomal protein L44e, giving the protein MKIPKERRTYCPNCRKHTVHEVLESKRRKASELKWGQRQFRRVTAGYRGYPRPLPSGNKPVKKLDLRLKCKECGKSHIKKKSFRAGRVEYVA; this is encoded by the coding sequence ATGAAGATTCCTAAGGAAAGAAGAACTTACTGTCCAAACTGTAGAAAACACACCGTTCACGAGGTACTGGAATCAAAGAGGAGAAAGGCCAGTGAACTTAAGTGGGGTCAGAGGCAGTTCAGACGTGTCACTGCCGGTTACAGGGGTTACCCACGTCCACTCCCATCAGGTAACAAACCCGTTAAGAAACTTGACCTCAGGCTCAAATGCAAGGAATGTGGAAAGTCACACATAAAGAAGAAATCCTTCAGGGCTGGAAGGGTTGAATACGTGGCCTAG
- a CDS encoding translation initiation factor IF-2 subunit alpha, with product MVRRKNEWPEEGELVVGTVHKVLNYGAFATLEEYPGKEAFIHISEVSSGWVKNIRDFVRENQKIVARVLRVNPRKGHVDVSMKRIREDQRTKKIQAWKIEQKAEKFLELAARDLGKDLDTAYEEVGYELMDIFGDLYGAFETAAEEGEKSLIEEGVPEDWAAVITEVAKRNITPPEVQITGYVDIKSYAPNGVEIIRKALKSAQDEGITVQAVGAPRYRLIVKSTDYLKAEKQLKEAAQKCIEIVEKEGGEGEFLRELT from the coding sequence ATGGTAAGAAGAAAAAATGAATGGCCTGAAGAGGGTGAACTGGTGGTTGGGACCGTTCACAAGGTCCTCAACTACGGCGCCTTCGCCACCCTGGAGGAGTATCCAGGGAAGGAGGCTTTCATTCACATCTCAGAGGTATCCTCTGGATGGGTTAAAAACATAAGGGACTTTGTAAGGGAGAACCAGAAGATCGTTGCAAGGGTCCTCCGTGTGAATCCCCGTAAGGGACACGTGGATGTTTCAATGAAAAGGATAAGGGAGGACCAGCGCACAAAGAAGATCCAGGCATGGAAGATCGAACAGAAGGCTGAGAAATTCCTTGAACTCGCAGCAAGGGACCTTGGAAAGGACCTTGACACCGCCTATGAAGAGGTTGGATACGAACTGATGGACATATTCGGAGACCTCTACGGCGCCTTTGAAACCGCTGCAGAGGAGGGGGAAAAGTCCCTCATCGAGGAGGGAGTCCCTGAGGACTGGGCAGCCGTCATCACAGAGGTTGCCAAGCGCAACATAACACCCCCCGAGGTCCAGATAACCGGATACGTTGACATCAAGTCCTACGCACCCAACGGCGTCGAAATAATTAGGAAGGCACTTAAATCAGCCCAGGATGAGGGTATAACAGTCCAGGCGGTAGGAGCCCCCAGGTACCGGCTCATCGTGAAGTCAACGGACTACCTGAAGGCAGAGAAGCAGCTCAAGGAAGCAGCCCAGAAGTGCATAGAGATCGTTGAGAAAGAGGGTGGAGAGGGAGAATTCCTCCGTGAACTCACATGA
- a CDS encoding PepSY domain-containing protein, with the protein MINSKVLASVAIVLIIGAVAAGYQVSQNSETLWKFTSPQSSHDQGQQQGESSVHSESPSTTSSQGGSGSTSGGGSGVNVKISYSEAKSIAQTYIKQEGAAAGTPRLLKMDGKLVYVVPIEMGGKTVGEIYIDPMTGKNLGGAGGAP; encoded by the coding sequence ATGATAAACTCAAAGGTTCTAGCATCGGTGGCGATAGTCCTGATAATTGGAGCTGTTGCTGCAGGTTATCAGGTGAGTCAGAATTCCGAGACACTGTGGAAATTCACAAGTCCCCAGAGCAGTCATGATCAGGGCCAGCAGCAGGGGGAGTCAAGCGTCCACAGTGAATCGCCCTCAACCACATCATCACAGGGTGGCAGTGGTTCAACCTCAGGTGGGGGTTCAGGCGTGAATGTGAAGATATCCTATTCAGAGGCAAAGAGTATTGCCCAGACATATATAAAGCAGGAGGGTGCCGCTGCAGGGACACCAAGGCTCCTTAAAATGGACGGTAAACTGGTCTATGTTGTTCCCATCGAAATGGGTGGGAAAACCGTTGGAGAGATCTACATTGACCCCATGACCGGTAAAAACCTTGGAGGGGCTGGTGGTGCGCCATGA
- a CDS encoding TIGR00375 family protein — protein sequence MIINADLHIHSCFSRATSRNMVIDNIAPQARLKGLQLVGTGDALHPGWRKIIAESTEYEGDGIYGRDECSFVITAEVEDSRRVHHLLILPSLEAAEEIAGRMPSASTTDGRPRVRMNGAQILELVHEYDGMAGPSHAFTPWTSMYKSYDSYMDCYGARPDFLELGLSADTDMADKIAELADIPFLTNSDAHSPWPHRLGREFNQFEMEDVSFTSLRRAIGKCRIRANYGLDPRLGKYHMTACTRCYRIYSPEEALEMDMRCPCGGKIKKGVDYRIYELSTWDEPHHPPHRPPYVHLMPLAEIIGMKYDKGVTTKFVQGIWEKLVGEFGTEIRVLLDAPLEDIAALDTGVAVAVEAFRNGSLIVIPGGGGKYGEIRFPAETLDAYFR from the coding sequence ATGATCATAAACGCTGACCTGCATATCCATAGCTGTTTTTCAAGGGCAACGTCCCGTAACATGGTTATTGACAACATAGCACCCCAGGCACGCCTCAAGGGCCTTCAACTTGTAGGGACAGGCGACGCACTTCACCCTGGATGGCGGAAGATCATAGCTGAATCAACTGAATATGAGGGGGACGGGATTTACGGGCGCGATGAGTGCAGCTTCGTAATAACGGCGGAGGTTGAGGACTCAAGGAGGGTCCACCACCTCCTGATACTCCCCTCACTTGAGGCTGCAGAGGAGATAGCCGGGAGGATGCCCTCAGCCAGCACCACAGATGGAAGGCCCAGGGTGAGGATGAACGGGGCCCAGATACTTGAACTTGTACATGAATACGATGGCATGGCAGGACCATCCCATGCCTTCACACCATGGACCAGCATGTACAAGTCATATGACAGCTACATGGACTGTTACGGGGCAAGACCAGACTTTCTTGAACTGGGCCTCTCTGCAGATACTGACATGGCTGATAAGATAGCCGAACTTGCAGACATACCCTTCCTGACCAACTCCGATGCCCATTCGCCATGGCCCCACAGGCTGGGGAGGGAGTTCAATCAGTTTGAGATGGAGGATGTGTCCTTCACCTCCCTCAGGAGGGCCATAGGTAAGTGCAGGATAAGGGCGAACTATGGACTTGACCCGCGCCTCGGAAAGTACCACATGACTGCATGTACCCGGTGCTACCGCATTTACAGTCCTGAGGAGGCGCTTGAAATGGACATGAGGTGTCCCTGTGGCGGTAAAATCAAGAAGGGTGTGGATTACAGGATATACGAGCTCTCAACCTGGGATGAACCTCACCACCCACCACACAGGCCCCCCTACGTCCACCTGATGCCCCTTGCAGAGATCATAGGGATGAAATATGATAAGGGAGTAACCACAAAATTTGTACAGGGAATCTGGGAGAAACTTGTGGGGGAATTTGGAACAGAGATCCGGGTGCTGCTTGATGCCCCCCTTGAGGATATTGCAGCTCTGGATACGGGTGTTGCTGTTGCAGTGGAGGCCTTTCGCAATGGCTCACTGATTGTGATACCCGGTGGTGGTGGGAAGTATGGTGAGATAAGGTTCCCTGCCGAGACCCTTGATGCTTACTTCAGATAA
- a CDS encoding proteasome assembly chaperone family protein gives MIKTETECCTIYSEDVEDAVVLEGSPGVGLIGNILGWLLVEDLKMREIGYIDSKYFPPLAVLYKGVAIHPFRIYEGDGIVLFLSDFILPPAVVYDMTNAIVEWMVRNKSRELITFNSMVVREKSQPVAGAGNSQEVIQRLADLGIPIVPFGNLNGISGTLLTRCAVNDIPASCLFAEILNPYPDPRAAASVVEVLNEMLGTSVDPEPLLQEAQAIESRLKKLAETVQGEAETPIYM, from the coding sequence ATGATTAAGACAGAAACAGAGTGCTGCACAATATATTCAGAGGATGTTGAGGACGCTGTAGTCCTTGAGGGTTCTCCTGGAGTTGGCCTCATAGGCAACATACTGGGGTGGCTTCTGGTTGAGGACCTCAAGATGAGAGAGATAGGCTACATTGACTCAAAGTACTTCCCTCCCCTGGCTGTCCTCTATAAGGGCGTTGCAATACACCCCTTCAGGATATATGAGGGTGATGGGATAGTCCTCTTCCTCTCGGACTTCATCCTCCCCCCTGCAGTTGTCTATGATATGACAAATGCGATCGTGGAATGGATGGTCCGCAATAAGAGCAGGGAGCTGATAACCTTTAACAGCATGGTTGTCCGTGAAAAGTCACAGCCAGTGGCGGGTGCGGGTAACAGCCAGGAGGTCATCCAGAGACTTGCAGACCTTGGAATACCGATAGTCCCCTTCGGTAACCTCAATGGTATTTCAGGGACCCTCCTTACAAGGTGCGCTGTTAATGATATACCAGCATCATGCCTCTTTGCAGAGATCCTCAACCCCTACCCTGACCCTAGGGCAGCTGCAAGTGTCGTTGAGGTCCTGAATGAAATGCTCGGTACATCTGTTGACCCTGAGCCCCTCCTGCAGGAGGCGCAGGCCATAGAGTCACGCCTCAAGAAGCTCGCAGAGACGGTGCAGGGAGAGGCCGAGACACCCATCTACATGTAA
- the pcn gene encoding proliferating cell nuclear antigen (pcna), with the protein MFKAELNDPNILRTSFDAISSIVDEVQIQLSAEGLRLDALDRSHITYVHLELKAELFDEYVCDEPERINVDTEELMKVLKRAKANDRVILSTDEGNLIIQFEGEAVRTFKIRLIDIEYETPSPPEIEYENEFEVPFQLLKDSIADIDIFSDKITFRVDEDRFIASAEGEFGDAQIEYLHGERIDKPARSIYSLDKIKEMLKADKFSETAIINLGDDMPLKLTLKMASKEGELSFLLAPRIEAEE; encoded by the coding sequence ATGTTCAAGGCAGAATTGAATGACCCTAACATTTTAAGGACGAGCTTCGATGCCATATCATCCATCGTTGACGAGGTTCAGATACAGCTTAGCGCCGAAGGCCTGCGCCTGGACGCCCTTGACAGGTCCCACATCACATACGTGCACCTCGAACTGAAGGCCGAGCTTTTCGATGAGTACGTCTGTGATGAACCAGAGAGGATCAACGTGGACACAGAGGAACTCATGAAGGTCCTCAAGAGGGCAAAGGCAAATGACAGGGTCATACTCTCAACCGACGAGGGAAACCTGATAATCCAGTTTGAAGGGGAAGCAGTAAGGACATTCAAGATAAGGCTTATCGACATCGAATATGAAACCCCAAGTCCTCCTGAAATTGAGTATGAGAATGAGTTCGAGGTGCCATTCCAGCTCCTCAAGGACTCAATAGCTGACATAGACATATTCTCAGATAAGATAACCTTCCGTGTAGATGAGGACCGTTTCATAGCCTCAGCTGAGGGAGAATTTGGAGACGCCCAGATTGAATACCTCCACGGCGAAAGGATAGATAAACCTGCAAGGAGCATATACTCCCTTGATAAGATCAAGGAGATGCTCAAGGCAGACAAGTTCAGTGAGACAGCAATAATCAACCTGGGAGATGACATGCCCCTCAAACTGACCCTGAAGATGGCAAGCAAAGAGGGTGAACTCAGCTTCCTCCTTGCTCCAAGAATAGAGGCAGAGGAATAA
- a CDS encoding transcription factor S: protein MEFCPKCGAVMFPSEGKFKCQCGYEKDITDKLKDKYRVSEEVEAKETIIFTGDDVNTLPTTRVECPKCGNMEAFWWLQQTRRADESETRFFRCTRCKHTWREYD, encoded by the coding sequence ATGGAGTTTTGTCCTAAGTGCGGAGCTGTAATGTTTCCATCCGAGGGAAAATTTAAGTGTCAGTGTGGCTATGAGAAGGATATCACAGATAAGCTCAAAGACAAGTACCGCGTCTCAGAGGAAGTTGAGGCAAAGGAGACCATAATATTCACAGGTGATGATGTAAATACCCTCCCAACAACGAGGGTTGAATGCCCGAAATGTGGTAACATGGAGGCCTTCTGGTGGCTGCAGCAGACAAGGAGGGCTGATGAATCAGAGACACGGTTCTTCAGATGTACCCGCTGCAAGCACACCTGGAGGGAATATGACTGA